One window from the genome of Nicotiana sylvestris chromosome 9, ASM39365v2, whole genome shotgun sequence encodes:
- the LOC104225504 gene encoding dol-P-Man:Man(5)GlcNAc(2)-PP-Dol alpha-1,3-mannosyltransferase isoform X3 has protein sequence MPQHIMLASSSKLGTTFTGKITLFNMLMCNPEMTSNKSNVRLRYCSCNFSAPQKIKVPWWALSLLSLSKRVHSIFVLRLFNDCLATTLLHAALISIIYQKWHLGLVIFSGAVSIKMNVLLYAPPLLLLMVKAMDIVGVISALAGAALVQIVIGLPFVLSHPASYISKAFDLGRVFIHFWSVNFKFVPEEIFVSKAFALSLLVAHLSLLLIFAHYRWCRHEGGLFAVVHSKIIQLKLRVARRDPSPTNRVLQTDHIVTTMFVGNFIGIICARSLHYQFYSWYFYSLPYLLWKAPFITLLRLLLFAAVEFCWNVFPSNSYSSILLLCVHLIILGGLWISSPEYPYVGKTTDKSSSEKKAR, from the exons ATGCCACAACACATTATGCTAGCCAGTTCATCCAAGTTGGGCACAACATTCACCGGAAAGATCACACTTTTCAACATGTTAATGTGTAACCCTGAGATGACTTCAAATAAGAGCAATGTAAGGTTAAGATACTGCAGCTGCAATTTCTCAGCCCCACAGAAGATTAAG GTACCTTGGTGGGCTCTTTCCTTGCTTTCTCTGTCTAAAAGAGTTCACTCTATCTTTGTTCTTCGATTATTTAATGATTGTTTAGCCACTACTCTCCTCCATGCTGCATTGATCTCAATTATTTATCAAAAATGGCATCTAGGGTTGGTAATTTTCAG TGGAGCTGTTTCTATAAAGATGAATGTGCTCCTGTATGCACCACCTCTGTTGCTCCTGATGGTGAAG GCAATGGATATTGTTGGAGTTATATCTGCTTTAGCAGGTGCTGCATTAGTGCAG ATTGTCATTGGGCTGCCTTTTGTCCTGTCACATCCAGCTTCATATATATCAAAAGCTTTCGATCTTGGTCGTGTTTTCATCCACTTCTG GTCTGTTAACTTCAAATTTGTTCCTGAAGAAATCTTTGTTTCTAAAGCTTTTGCTCTCTCCTTGCTAGTTGCTCATCTCAGTCTGCTATTGATCTTTGCTCATTACAGATGGTGTAG ACATGAAGGTGGACTGTTTGCTGTCGTGCACTCTAAAATCATTCAACTGAAGCTTAGAGTTGCTCGCAGAGATCCGTCTCCAACAAACAGGGTCCTTCAAACGGACC ATATTGTGACGACTATGTTTGTCGGGAATTTCATTGGCATTATATGTGCCCGATCCCTCCATTACCAATTTTACTCCTG GTACTTTTATAGCTTACCATATTTATTGTGGAAAGCGCCATTTATAACCCTCCTACG TTTACTGTTGTTCGCAGCTGTTGAGTTTTGCTGGAATGTCTTTCCCTCCAACAGTTACTCATCAATACTCCTCCTCTGTGTTCATTTAATCATACTGGGCGGTTTATGGATCAGTTCTCCGGAATAtccatatgttggaaaaacaaCCGATAAATCATCATCTGAGAAGAAGGCCAGATGA
- the LOC104225504 gene encoding dol-P-Man:Man(5)GlcNAc(2)-PP-Dol alpha-1,3-mannosyltransferase isoform X1 codes for MAAKSAAAMRKNSHRSDHFFQKLMKHPKLPFAFALLFADSILVTLIIAYVPYTKIDWDAYMSQVTGFLEGERDYSNLKGDTGPLVYPAGFLYIYSAIQYVTGGQVYPAQILFGFLYMLDLAIVVFIYLKTDVVPWWALSLLSLSKRVHSIFVLRLFNDCLATTLLHAALISIIYQKWHLGLVIFSGAVSIKMNVLLYAPPLLLLMVKAMDIVGVISALAGAALVQIVIGLPFVLSHPASYISKAFDLGRVFIHFWSVNFKFVPEEIFVSKAFALSLLVAHLSLLLIFAHYRWCRHEGGLFAVVHSKIIQLKLRVARRDPSPTNRVLQTDHIVTTMFVGNFIGIICARSLHYQFYSWYFYSLPYLLWKAPFITLLRLLLFAAVEFCWNVFPSNSYSSILLLCVHLIILGGLWISSPEYPYVGKTTDKSSSEKKAR; via the exons ATGGCAGCCAAATCAGCTGCTGCTATGCGCAAAAATTCACATAGATCGGATCATTTCTTCCAAAAACTTATGAAACATCCTAAATTACCTTTTGCTTTCGCTTTGCTCTTCGCTGATTCCATCCTCGTTACGCTAATCATCGCCTACGTTCCAT ATACCAAAATTGATTGGGATGCTTATATGTCTCAG GTTACTGGCTTTCTTGAAGGAGAGAGGGATTATAGTAACTTGAAAGGTGATACAGGGCCTCTAGTTTATCCAGCAGGCTTTCTTTATATTTACTCTGCTATTCAATACGTTACCGGAGGTCAAGTCTATCCTGCTCAG ATTCTTTTTGGCTTTCTCTACATGCTGGATCTAGCAATTGTCGTGTTCATCTACTTGAAGACTGATGTG GTACCTTGGTGGGCTCTTTCCTTGCTTTCTCTGTCTAAAAGAGTTCACTCTATCTTTGTTCTTCGATTATTTAATGATTGTTTAGCCACTACTCTCCTCCATGCTGCATTGATCTCAATTATTTATCAAAAATGGCATCTAGGGTTGGTAATTTTCAG TGGAGCTGTTTCTATAAAGATGAATGTGCTCCTGTATGCACCACCTCTGTTGCTCCTGATGGTGAAG GCAATGGATATTGTTGGAGTTATATCTGCTTTAGCAGGTGCTGCATTAGTGCAG ATTGTCATTGGGCTGCCTTTTGTCCTGTCACATCCAGCTTCATATATATCAAAAGCTTTCGATCTTGGTCGTGTTTTCATCCACTTCTG GTCTGTTAACTTCAAATTTGTTCCTGAAGAAATCTTTGTTTCTAAAGCTTTTGCTCTCTCCTTGCTAGTTGCTCATCTCAGTCTGCTATTGATCTTTGCTCATTACAGATGGTGTAG ACATGAAGGTGGACTGTTTGCTGTCGTGCACTCTAAAATCATTCAACTGAAGCTTAGAGTTGCTCGCAGAGATCCGTCTCCAACAAACAGGGTCCTTCAAACGGACC ATATTGTGACGACTATGTTTGTCGGGAATTTCATTGGCATTATATGTGCCCGATCCCTCCATTACCAATTTTACTCCTG GTACTTTTATAGCTTACCATATTTATTGTGGAAAGCGCCATTTATAACCCTCCTACG TTTACTGTTGTTCGCAGCTGTTGAGTTTTGCTGGAATGTCTTTCCCTCCAACAGTTACTCATCAATACTCCTCCTCTGTGTTCATTTAATCATACTGGGCGGTTTATGGATCAGTTCTCCGGAATAtccatatgttggaaaaacaaCCGATAAATCATCATCTGAGAAGAAGGCCAGATGA
- the LOC104225504 gene encoding dol-P-Man:Man(5)GlcNAc(2)-PP-Dol alpha-1,3-mannosyltransferase isoform X2 produces the protein MAAKSAAAMRKNSHRSDHFFQKLMKHPKLPFAFALLFADSILVTLIIAYVPYTKIDWDAYMSQVTGFLEGERDYSNLKGDTGPLVYPAGFLYIYSAIQYVTGGQVYPAQILFGFLYMLDLAIVVFIYLKTDVVPWWALSLLSLSKRVHSIFVLRLFNDCLATTLLHAALISIIYQKWHLGLVIFSGAVSIKMNVLLYAPPLLLLMVKAMDIVGVISALAGAALVQIVIGLPFVLSHPASYISKAFDLGRVFIHFWSVNFKFVPEEIFVSKAFALSLLVAHLSLLLIFAHYRWCRHEGGLFAVVHSKIIQLKLRVARRDPSPTNRVLQTDHIVTTMFVGNFIGIICARSLHYQFYSWFQLN, from the exons ATGGCAGCCAAATCAGCTGCTGCTATGCGCAAAAATTCACATAGATCGGATCATTTCTTCCAAAAACTTATGAAACATCCTAAATTACCTTTTGCTTTCGCTTTGCTCTTCGCTGATTCCATCCTCGTTACGCTAATCATCGCCTACGTTCCAT ATACCAAAATTGATTGGGATGCTTATATGTCTCAG GTTACTGGCTTTCTTGAAGGAGAGAGGGATTATAGTAACTTGAAAGGTGATACAGGGCCTCTAGTTTATCCAGCAGGCTTTCTTTATATTTACTCTGCTATTCAATACGTTACCGGAGGTCAAGTCTATCCTGCTCAG ATTCTTTTTGGCTTTCTCTACATGCTGGATCTAGCAATTGTCGTGTTCATCTACTTGAAGACTGATGTG GTACCTTGGTGGGCTCTTTCCTTGCTTTCTCTGTCTAAAAGAGTTCACTCTATCTTTGTTCTTCGATTATTTAATGATTGTTTAGCCACTACTCTCCTCCATGCTGCATTGATCTCAATTATTTATCAAAAATGGCATCTAGGGTTGGTAATTTTCAG TGGAGCTGTTTCTATAAAGATGAATGTGCTCCTGTATGCACCACCTCTGTTGCTCCTGATGGTGAAG GCAATGGATATTGTTGGAGTTATATCTGCTTTAGCAGGTGCTGCATTAGTGCAG ATTGTCATTGGGCTGCCTTTTGTCCTGTCACATCCAGCTTCATATATATCAAAAGCTTTCGATCTTGGTCGTGTTTTCATCCACTTCTG GTCTGTTAACTTCAAATTTGTTCCTGAAGAAATCTTTGTTTCTAAAGCTTTTGCTCTCTCCTTGCTAGTTGCTCATCTCAGTCTGCTATTGATCTTTGCTCATTACAGATGGTGTAG ACATGAAGGTGGACTGTTTGCTGTCGTGCACTCTAAAATCATTCAACTGAAGCTTAGAGTTGCTCGCAGAGATCCGTCTCCAACAAACAGGGTCCTTCAAACGGACC ATATTGTGACGACTATGTTTGTCGGGAATTTCATTGGCATTATATGTGCCCGATCCCTCCATTACCAATTTTACTCCTG GTTTCAGTTGAACTAA